A region of the Ornithinimicrobium ciconiae genome:
CCCTGCAGTTGCAGGAGCGTCTTGCCGCCGTCGTCGACGAGGGACTGGTAGGGCATGTCGTGACGCTGCTCAAAGGCCAGGGCCGCCGAGGCTGAGTCGCGATCATTGACGCCGATGAACTGGACGGGATCCCCACTCTCCTGGAAGTGGGCGTGGGCCGCCTTCAGGTCCGGGACCTCTTCCACACAGGGCCCGCACCAGGAGCCCCAGACATTGATGACCAGGACGTCGCCGAGCGCCGCCTGTGAGGACCAGGGCTCCAGCTCGACCTCGCCGCCTGCCGAGCCGGCCCCGACGATGGCCTGGCCGTTCAGCTCGATCACCCGCGTCCGGTCCTCCGGGGCGAGCTGCTCGACGGTGCCGTCGCCGGAGACATAGCCCTTCTGGCTGCCGTCCCGCGCCTGACCGCTGACCGTGTTGCCGTCGTCACTGCACGCGCTCAGGAGCAGGGCCGCGGCGGCCAGCAGGATCGATCCGCGCCTCACCCGCCGCCTCACGTGCCGGCTCCGGGGGCCGCGACAGCCAGCAGGGCGGCTGCGGGCTCGGCATAGTCCAGCGTGACCGGCTCGTCGCCGACATAGGTGATCGTGGTGACGGAGGCGAGTGTGCACTGCCGCTGGCGCGGGTTGTGCCAGAGCCGGCGACCCTCGATGCTGCGACGCAGCGTCTCGATCGGGAGCTGGTGACTGACCAGCACCGCCTCGTGGCCGCGTGCGGCGCGACGGGCGGCCTCGACGGCCGCGTGCATCCGGGTGGCGATGTCGCGGTAGGCCTCACCCCAGGAGGGCGTTCTGGGGTTGCCCAGCCTGCGCAGGTGCTGCCACTGGAGCAACTGCCTTGGGTCGGCCCCGACCGTCGTGCCCTCGAAGCTGTTGCCCGCCTCGATGAGACGCTCGTCCGATCCGACCTCCAGCCCCAGGGCCCGCCCGATCGGTGCCGCGGTCTGCTGGGCACGTTCCAGCGGAGAGGCCACCAGGTGCACGATGTCGCGACCGGTCATGAACTCGGCGACCTGCTCGGCCATCTGCTCCCCGAGGGGCGACAACCGGTAGCCGGGCAGGCGCCCATAGAGGACCCGCCCGGGATTGTCGACCTCACCGTGGCGGACCACGTGGACGAGGGTGCGGGTGCCAGCGGTCATGGCGGCAATTGTCCCATGCATCCCTGGGTGGGAACCTCAGCCCCTCAGCCGATGTCGGCGACCGCCCCCGGCAGGGCGCTGAGCACCGTCTCGACGGCCTCGTCGTCCATCGCCGCCGACACAAACCACGTCTCAAAGGCACTGGGCGGCAGGTGGACGCCGCGACGCAGCATGCCGTGAAAGAAGCGACCGAAGGCAGCCGTGTCCTGCGCCTGGGAGTCGGCATAGTTGCGGACCTGCCCGTCCCGGAAGAACACGCTGAACATCGATCCCGCCCACTGGATGCGGTGCGCCACCCCGGCCCGGGTGAACTCGTCGGTGACGGCACCGGCGATGGTGCGGGACACCTCGTCGAGTCGGGCATAGACCTCGGGCGTGCACAGTCGCAGCGTGGTCAGGCCCGCGGCACTGGCGACCGGATTGCCCGACAGCGTGCCGGCCTGATAGACCGGTCCCTCCGGGGCCAGCTGGGCCATCAGGTCGGCCCGCCCCCCGAAGGCGGCCGTGGGGAAGCCCCCGCCCATCACCTTGCCGAAGGTGAACAGATCGGGTGCGCCCGCGGCATACGGCCCCTCGAGCCCGAACCATCCCGCGACGCTGCACCGGAAGCCGGTCATCACCTCGTCCGAGATCAGCAACGCGCCGTGCGCGGCGGTCACCTGGCGCAGCGCCTCGGTGAAGCCTGGCTCGGGCGGGACCACGCCCATGTTGCCGGGGCAGGCCTCGGTGATGACGGCAGCGATCTGCCCGCCTCGCTCGGCGAAGGCCGCCTCCAGGGCGGGCACGTCGTTGTAGGGCAGCACGATGGTCTCGGCCGCGCTGCTGGCCGGCACCCCGGCGGAGTCGGGCAGCGCAAAGGTGGCCAGTCCCGAGCCAGCAGCAGCCAGGAGGGAGTCCACGTGGCCGTGATAGCAGCCGGCGAACTTGACGATGACGCTGCGCCCGGTGGCCCCCCGGGCCAGACGGATCGCGCTCATCGTGGCCTCGGTGCCCGAGTTGACCAGGCGCACCTGCTCCACCGGGGCGACCCGGGCGACGATCTCCTCGGCCAGGGCCACTTCGTGCTCGCTAGGGGTGCCAAAACTGAAGCCGTCAGCCGCGGTCGTCCGGACCGCCTCGAGCACCTCCGGATGGGCGTGGCCCAGGATCATCGGCCCCCAACTGCAGACCAGGTCCACATAGCGGCGTCCGTCGACGTCGGTCAACCAGGGGCCGCTCGCCGAGCGCATGAACCGGGGGGTCCCGCCCACCGAGCGGAACGCCCGCACCGGGGAGTTGACTCCCCCGGGGATGACGTCGCGAGCACGCCGCAGCAGGCTTGCCGACTCGGCAGCCTCGTCGGGATAGGGGATGTTCAGCACTCTTCCTCCGAGACGTCGTAGGCCTCCACGATCCGGGCCATCGCCCGGCCGAGCGCGGCGAACTCGTCGGGGTCCAGCCGGTCGATCAGCACCCGGCGGACATCACGCACGTGCACCGCGGACAGCTCCTTGAGGACCTCCCAGCCCTTGGGCGCCAGGATGAGTTCGACGCCACGACGGTCCTCGCGGACCGCACGGCGCTCCACCCAGCCGAGCTTCTCGAGACGGGTGGCGGTGTGGGTCAGGCGGCTGCGGGACTGCACGACGCGCTGGGCCAGGGCGGACATCCGCAGCCTGCCGCCGGGCGCCTCCGAGAGCATGGACAGGATCTCGTACTCCGTCAGCCGGGTGCCGTGCTCGGTGAGGCCCTCGTCCAGGGCCACCGTGATCAACCGGGAGGCGCGCAGATAGGCACGCCAGGCGCCCTGCTCCTGCGCGCTGAGCCACCGCACGTCCTCCCCGACGTCGGCAGGGTCCTGACCGGGCGCCGTGGGAGCGCGGCCCGGATCCCCGGGGATGCTGTCCTGCATGGGTCGAGTCCTCCTGCAGTGGTCCACTGGCCAAAGATGTGTTGGAGTTGATGGGGGATGCGTTGACTGATCGTACCCAGTCGGAATATAGTTGAACCATCAATGGTTATCCCCAGTGACGAGCACATCCGCCAAGCACCCCTCAGGAGTTCAGTATGACCGTCTTCAACAGCCTGGCCCCGGGCACCTACACCGTCGACCCGACCCACACCGAGATCGGGTTCACCGCCCGTCACATGATGGTCGCCAAGGTCCGCGGCACCTTCCAGGAGTTCACCGCTGACGTCGTCGTGGGCGAGACCCTCGCCGAGTCCGTGGTGACCGCCGAGGTCCAGCTGACCTCCGTCGACACCCGCAACGAGGACCGCGACACCCACCTGCGCACCTCTGACTTCTTCGATGTCGAGAACCACCCGACCATGACTTTCCGTTCCACCGAGATCACCGAGTCCTCGCTGACCGGTGACCTGACCATCAAGGGCACCACCCGCCCGGTCACCTTCGACCTGGAGTTCAACGGCGTCTCCCCCGACCCGTGGGGCGGCACCCGCGCGGGCTTCGAGGCCACCACCGAGGTCAACCGCAAGGACTGGGACCTGACCTGGAACGTCGCCGTCGAGGGTGGCGGTGTGCTCGTCTCCGAGAAGGTCAAGCTGCACCTGGACGTCGAGCTGGTCGCGCCGGCCGAGGAGAGCGCTCAGGCCTGAGCCCCGGCTCACCCCTGACCCCACACATCAGGAAACCCCCGCACCATCCGGTGCGGGGGTTTCCTGTGTGAGCAATCAGTGCGTGAGCAGCCCCGCCGCATGGACGGCGTAGTAGGTCAGCACCACCTGGGCTCCGGCGCGCCGCACCGCCGTGAGCGACTCCAGCACGGTGCGATCCCGGTCGAGCCAGCCGCGTTCGGCGGCAGCCTCGATCTGGGAGTACTCCCCCGAGACCTGGTAGGCGGCGACCGGCACGT
Encoded here:
- a CDS encoding TlpA family protein disulfide reductase — its product is MRRGSILLAAAALLLSACSDDGNTVSGQARDGSQKGYVSGDGTVEQLAPEDRTRVIELNGQAIVGAGSAGGEVELEPWSSQAALGDVLVINVWGSWCGPCVEEVPDLKAAHAHFQESGDPVQFIGVNDRDSASAALAFEQRHDMPYQSLVDDGGKTLLQLQGMANPRPTTLVLDQEGRLAARVAGQVDDATLQGLVEDVLEQ
- the hemL gene encoding glutamate-1-semialdehyde 2,1-aminomutase, which produces MLNIPYPDEAAESASLLRRARDVIPGGVNSPVRAFRSVGGTPRFMRSASGPWLTDVDGRRYVDLVCSWGPMILGHAHPEVLEAVRTTAADGFSFGTPSEHEVALAEEIVARVAPVEQVRLVNSGTEATMSAIRLARGATGRSVIVKFAGCYHGHVDSLLAAAGSGLATFALPDSAGVPASSAAETIVLPYNDVPALEAAFAERGGQIAAVITEACPGNMGVVPPEPGFTEALRQVTAAHGALLISDEVMTGFRCSVAGWFGLEGPYAAGAPDLFTFGKVMGGGFPTAAFGGRADLMAQLAPEGPVYQAGTLSGNPVASAAGLTTLRLCTPEVYARLDEVSRTIAGAVTDEFTRAGVAHRIQWAGSMFSVFFRDGQVRNYADSQAQDTAAFGRFFHGMLRRGVHLPPSAFETWFVSAAMDDEAVETVLSALPGAVADIG
- a CDS encoding MarR family winged helix-turn-helix transcriptional regulator, which encodes MQDSIPGDPGRAPTAPGQDPADVGEDVRWLSAQEQGAWRAYLRASRLITVALDEGLTEHGTRLTEYEILSMLSEAPGGRLRMSALAQRVVQSRSRLTHTATRLEKLGWVERRAVREDRRGVELILAPKGWEVLKELSAVHVRDVRRVLIDRLDPDEFAALGRAMARIVEAYDVSEEEC
- a CDS encoding histidine phosphatase family protein; the encoded protein is MTAGTRTLVHVVRHGEVDNPGRVLYGRLPGYRLSPLGEQMAEQVAEFMTGRDIVHLVASPLERAQQTAAPIGRALGLEVGSDERLIEAGNSFEGTTVGADPRQLLQWQHLRRLGNPRTPSWGEAYRDIATRMHAAVEAARRAARGHEAVLVSHQLPIETLRRSIEGRRLWHNPRQRQCTLASVTTITYVGDEPVTLDYAEPAAALLAVAAPGAGT
- a CDS encoding YceI family protein, which encodes MTVFNSLAPGTYTVDPTHTEIGFTARHMMVAKVRGTFQEFTADVVVGETLAESVVTAEVQLTSVDTRNEDRDTHLRTSDFFDVENHPTMTFRSTEITESSLTGDLTIKGTTRPVTFDLEFNGVSPDPWGGTRAGFEATTEVNRKDWDLTWNVAVEGGGVLVSEKVKLHLDVELVAPAEESAQA